Proteins from a genomic interval of Sphingobacterium lactis:
- a CDS encoding leucine-rich repeat domain-containing protein — protein sequence MKKQLLKKIQDQKETIKKINLREQWLEEVPDMLKSCHQVEEIDLTGNYLFELPDWLFEFPKLKALHLALNDMESIPRALAKAQHLEKLSIDAPIERPIPDVVASLTNLRKLDIVDKIHGFPAGFFDLPYLEELNLHSPAISSLPEDLSRLPSLRSFSLSQIASVYDLDEDKKAVPLDAEQLVAVLSKCSNLRKLDLSGSGMHIIPKNINKLQQLTALHLNTNGISILPEALFELTGLETLDLGTNSIGHLPKEIKFLTNLRNLLLNSNHTPPIVLTNLFNSIQDLPHLQKLALWSCQTKMEIPETLSEWTSLRELDLDNNKIKTLPKSIKEMTWLKKLRISTNPISKKEMEDIVEALKNTQVTAF from the coding sequence ATGAAAAAGCAGCTTTTAAAGAAAATTCAGGATCAAAAGGAAACCATAAAAAAAATCAATCTTCGGGAACAATGGCTGGAAGAAGTACCGGATATGCTAAAGTCCTGCCACCAGGTCGAGGAAATTGATTTGACCGGTAACTACTTATTCGAATTACCCGATTGGCTCTTTGAATTTCCGAAACTGAAGGCGCTGCATCTTGCGCTGAATGACATGGAATCTATTCCCAGAGCATTGGCCAAGGCCCAGCATCTCGAAAAACTTTCCATCGATGCCCCGATTGAAAGGCCAATCCCGGATGTCGTGGCTTCCCTCACGAATTTACGGAAATTGGATATCGTTGATAAAATCCATGGTTTCCCCGCAGGCTTCTTTGACCTCCCGTACTTGGAAGAATTGAATCTCCATTCTCCTGCGATCAGCAGCCTCCCGGAGGACCTCTCCAGGCTACCAAGCCTAAGGTCTTTTTCCCTTTCCCAAATCGCATCCGTTTACGACCTGGACGAGGACAAAAAGGCGGTTCCATTGGATGCAGAACAGTTGGTTGCCGTTCTTTCCAAATGCAGCAACCTAAGGAAATTGGATCTTTCCGGTTCTGGTATGCACATCATCCCCAAGAATATCAACAAACTTCAGCAACTCACCGCGCTGCACCTCAACACAAACGGGATCAGCATCCTACCGGAAGCGCTTTTTGAATTAACAGGATTGGAAACCTTGGACCTGGGCACCAACAGCATCGGCCATCTTCCCAAAGAAATAAAATTCCTGACCAATCTTAGAAATTTACTCCTGAATTCCAACCATACCCCACCTATCGTCCTAACAAACCTATTCAACAGCATCCAAGACCTACCGCATCTCCAAAAACTGGCACTGTGGAGCTGTCAAACAAAAATGGAAATCCCGGAAACGTTATCCGAATGGACATCTCTACGGGAATTGGATCTGGATAACAACAAGATCAAGACCTTGCCAAAATCCATCAAGGAGATGACCTGGCTCAAGAAACTCAGGATATCGACCAACCCCATTTCCAAAAAAGAAATGGAAGATATTGTGGAAGCCCTTAAGAACACACAAGTTACTGCATTTTAA
- a CDS encoding S41 family peptidase: protein MKNILFLIMLCLVQVAQAQQSPQLEYIKIWNFLKYYHPDLASSKVDADSLFLAHIESPDLAINSTVAVLTAELKTVPGTNPQATDKQEVLTKNQNFDWYLHHPALLKKYKQKLSSIYRNRHRDTAHFYVPSLSYTQDIPNERNYKIKKDENPPLGLRLLTLAKIKGAIDYLYPHKYLMAVDAEAQFDQLVHAAMACTNRLEFDRILAKAVSSMEDSHAFRFQEQLSSRRDIFNSGYYAPFGFHVTPDALLITAIIDSARCAEAQIRVGDRIQQINGMAISQVLNEKKSLLSVSNINGLHHHLADYQQNLIWPDSKPQKQLHIQQEGTSDLRIAHVSFLNPRDTLEAKKIIAYIRQTKQQGQPASIFNDRYAYFKIDETFTMIDDVQDDLVDKHMQAILDTAAKKEAIIFDMRGYPDWGGFVYHYIYGFFGPRKNYFARYYQQNLANIGTFHYQDAAESYFPALTEKQSKHYPGKVFILVNAETLSASEWNTMNLQHIFPQAVTVGEQTAGADGDIKKLMLPLGYSLVFTGNAVYYPNGQQTQKTGIRIDRHVQRSDRDIIQGRDVALEIVTQELMR from the coding sequence ATGAAAAATATACTCTTCCTAATCATGCTCTGTCTTGTTCAAGTTGCCCAGGCGCAGCAGTCACCGCAATTGGAGTATATCAAAATCTGGAATTTCCTAAAGTATTACCATCCCGATCTGGCATCCAGTAAAGTCGATGCCGACAGCCTCTTCCTCGCGCATATCGAATCGCCGGATTTAGCTATCAACAGCACTGTTGCTGTACTTACGGCGGAGCTGAAGACGGTTCCAGGAACAAATCCGCAGGCAACTGATAAGCAAGAAGTACTGACAAAGAACCAGAACTTCGATTGGTACCTTCATCATCCTGCCCTATTAAAGAAATACAAACAGAAACTGTCCAGTATCTACCGAAATCGACACCGGGATACTGCTCATTTCTATGTGCCCAGCCTATCCTATACGCAGGATATACCCAATGAACGGAACTACAAAATCAAGAAAGATGAAAATCCGCCTTTGGGCTTACGATTACTGACCCTGGCAAAGATTAAGGGGGCCATAGATTACCTGTACCCACATAAATACCTGATGGCGGTCGATGCGGAGGCTCAATTTGATCAGCTGGTTCACGCTGCCATGGCCTGCACGAACCGCCTGGAGTTTGACCGCATATTGGCAAAGGCGGTTAGCAGCATGGAAGACAGCCACGCCTTCCGCTTTCAGGAGCAACTTAGCTCCCGAAGGGATATTTTCAACAGTGGATATTATGCGCCATTCGGATTCCATGTTACGCCTGATGCCCTACTGATCACCGCTATCATCGATTCAGCGCGCTGTGCCGAGGCACAGATACGGGTTGGAGATCGTATCCAACAGATAAACGGAATGGCCATCAGTCAGGTGCTGAACGAAAAGAAATCCCTTTTATCCGTTTCCAATATCAATGGCCTGCACCATCATCTCGCCGACTATCAACAGAACCTGATCTGGCCGGACAGTAAACCCCAAAAACAATTGCATATCCAACAAGAAGGAACATCAGACCTGCGAATCGCTCATGTATCGTTTCTCAACCCACGGGACACACTAGAAGCAAAGAAAATCATTGCTTACATCCGCCAAACCAAACAGCAGGGGCAGCCCGCCTCGATTTTCAACGATCGCTATGCCTATTTCAAGATCGATGAAACCTTCACGATGATCGACGATGTGCAGGATGATCTGGTTGACAAACACATGCAGGCGATTCTCGATACTGCGGCAAAAAAAGAGGCAATCATTTTTGATATGCGCGGATATCCCGACTGGGGCGGTTTTGTATACCACTACATCTATGGCTTTTTCGGGCCGCGAAAAAACTATTTTGCCCGGTACTACCAGCAGAACCTGGCGAATATCGGCACCTTCCACTATCAGGATGCAGCAGAAAGCTATTTCCCTGCCCTAACGGAAAAACAATCAAAGCATTATCCGGGCAAGGTTTTTATCCTCGTGAATGCAGAAACCCTGAGCGCAAGCGAATGGAACACCATGAATCTGCAGCACATCTTCCCCCAAGCGGTGACCGTCGGCGAACAGACCGCTGGAGCTGACGGTGATATCAAAAAGCTGATGCTCCCCTTGGGCTACAGCTTGGTATTTACCGGGAATGCCGTTTACTACCCTAACGGCCAACAGACGCAAAAAACAGGGATCCGGATAGACCGTCATGTGCAACGTTCTGACAGGGATATCATCCAAGGTCGAGATGTCGCGCTCGAAATTGTTACACAGGAACTTATGCGCTAA
- a CDS encoding phenylacetate--CoA ligase family protein, giving the protein MMTERQEQPTAEAIANLQNELLRKQLEYLKRHSAFYQAKFAREQVSFDNIQTVADLSKISVTTKTDLQQHNQDFYCVPMTQIRDISTTSGTLGTPVTFGLTDKDLDRLAYNEMLSFQCAGIREGDLMQLMTTIDRRFMAGMAYFLGLRKLGAGVIRVGAGVPPLQWDSILQYRPKYLIAVPSFILKMIDYAEENGIDYRASSIKGVICIGEALRTADLQPTLLAQRIQEKWPIELYSTYASTEMSTAFTECSAFQGGHHLPELIITEILDEHDQPVADGELGELVITTLGVEAMPLLRFKTGDLVRKHSQPCSCGRNTYRLGPVEGRLEHMVKYKGTTLYPPAMHDAVAHFKEIKAYVIEISSNEIGTDEILIRIHATDQSEEFIAKMKDYFRAKLRVTPHITIENEGELQKIIFNPLSRKPITFIDKRRSP; this is encoded by the coding sequence ATGATGACGGAACGACAAGAACAACCAACGGCTGAAGCTATAGCAAACCTGCAAAATGAATTGCTGAGAAAGCAACTCGAATACCTGAAGAGGCATTCCGCTTTTTACCAGGCGAAATTCGCAAGGGAACAGGTTTCGTTCGATAATATTCAGACGGTGGCCGACCTATCGAAGATTTCCGTCACAACCAAAACTGACCTGCAGCAGCATAACCAAGATTTTTACTGCGTACCCATGACGCAAATCCGCGATATTTCCACGACCTCAGGTACGCTGGGTACTCCGGTAACCTTTGGCTTAACGGATAAAGACCTGGACCGATTGGCGTACAATGAGATGCTGTCCTTTCAATGTGCCGGGATCAGGGAAGGCGATCTGATGCAGTTGATGACGACCATCGACAGACGGTTTATGGCCGGCATGGCGTATTTCCTGGGTTTACGGAAGTTGGGCGCAGGAGTCATTCGTGTAGGCGCGGGCGTACCACCCCTGCAATGGGATTCCATCTTGCAATATCGTCCGAAATACCTGATTGCCGTACCGTCCTTTATCCTGAAGATGATCGACTACGCTGAAGAAAATGGCATCGATTACCGCGCATCATCGATCAAAGGGGTCATCTGCATCGGTGAGGCCTTACGTACTGCCGACCTGCAACCTACCCTCTTGGCGCAGCGCATCCAGGAGAAATGGCCCATTGAGCTGTATTCCACCTATGCCTCCACCGAAATGAGCACGGCATTTACGGAATGCTCCGCATTTCAAGGTGGGCACCATCTCCCCGAATTGATTATCACCGAAATACTCGATGAACATGACCAACCCGTTGCCGATGGCGAATTGGGCGAACTTGTTATTACTACCCTCGGTGTCGAGGCTATGCCGCTATTGCGCTTCAAGACCGGCGATCTGGTCCGGAAGCATAGCCAACCCTGCTCCTGTGGGAGAAACACGTACCGCCTGGGGCCTGTCGAAGGTCGATTGGAGCACATGGTAAAATACAAGGGGACAACCCTCTACCCTCCGGCCATGCATGATGCAGTCGCTCATTTTAAGGAGATCAAGGCCTATGTAATCGAAATATCGTCCAATGAGATCGGTACGGACGAAATACTGATCCGTATTCACGCAACGGACCAATCGGAAGAGTTTATCGCTAAAATGAAGGATTATTTCCGCGCAAAGCTGCGGGTGACGCCGCATATCACCATTGAAAATGAGGGTGAACTGCAAAAGATCATCTTCAATCCGTTAAGCAGAAAACCCATCACCTTTATCGATAAACGAAGATCACCCTAA
- a CDS encoding phytoene desaturase family protein gives MKETRCFDVVVMGSGLGGLVTGLLLAKAGKKVCILEKNNQYGGNLQTFVRDREIFDSGVHYIGSLGKDENLGKYWQHLGVLDSIHFQRMDMDHFDIIRFQDDPVAYPHAQGTANFIQQLSAIFPNDRAALEQYIAEIAYYCEQFPLYQLKAEVGYNAEIMERSSWDVISSLTANKKLQAVLLGNGFLYGLHRDAPFYMHALIINSYMQSAWRCTKGGSQITKAFTRQLRQHGAKLYSHQHVTQLNFDGNRIASCETATHRYEADQFISNLSLSALFKLFNEEQSNKPYVKRVQGLKEGPSVFSTHLVLNPNAIPYFNHNIYHFESEEDVFSYAGNWTGFRPKSLLITCNPSEDKQSYTTNISMLTYMDPEQVAQWKDTFNTVNHPGNRDEHYQQFKEHIAHEMISIAATYLPNLKNHIKSIHTSSPLSYRDYIGNKDGSMYGIEKLASNPMASMISPKTKVQNLVLTGQDIRLHGLLGVTITGFLAAAEALQDPQFLTNVFKEMNDD, from the coding sequence ATGAAGGAAACTAGGTGTTTTGATGTGGTTGTTATGGGATCCGGCCTGGGTGGATTGGTGACTGGTTTGCTGTTGGCAAAAGCTGGGAAAAAGGTCTGTATCCTGGAAAAAAACAACCAATACGGTGGCAACCTGCAGACCTTCGTTCGCGATCGGGAAATCTTTGACTCCGGTGTCCATTATATCGGCTCGCTGGGCAAAGATGAGAACCTGGGAAAATATTGGCAGCACTTGGGCGTTTTGGATTCCATCCATTTCCAACGGATGGATATGGACCATTTCGACATTATCCGGTTTCAGGACGATCCCGTTGCCTATCCCCATGCGCAGGGAACGGCAAACTTTATCCAGCAATTATCCGCGATATTCCCCAACGATCGGGCAGCACTCGAACAATACATCGCTGAGATCGCCTATTACTGCGAACAGTTTCCATTGTATCAGCTCAAAGCTGAAGTTGGCTACAACGCCGAAATCATGGAAAGGAGCAGCTGGGACGTGATTTCATCCCTAACGGCCAATAAAAAATTACAGGCGGTCCTTTTGGGAAACGGTTTTCTATACGGCCTGCATCGGGATGCACCATTTTACATGCATGCCCTGATCATCAATTCCTATATGCAGAGTGCCTGGCGCTGCACAAAAGGAGGCAGCCAGATCACCAAAGCATTTACACGTCAATTACGGCAGCATGGCGCAAAACTGTACAGCCATCAACACGTCACGCAACTGAACTTTGATGGCAATCGCATTGCGAGTTGTGAAACCGCAACGCACCGCTATGAAGCCGATCAGTTCATATCAAATTTAAGCCTCTCAGCGCTCTTCAAGCTGTTCAATGAGGAACAAAGCAACAAACCTTACGTTAAGCGCGTACAGGGCTTAAAAGAAGGGCCATCGGTCTTTTCGACGCATCTTGTCCTGAATCCGAATGCCATCCCCTACTTTAACCATAATATCTATCATTTCGAATCGGAGGAAGATGTCTTTTCGTATGCTGGTAATTGGACGGGATTCAGACCAAAATCCCTCCTTATCACCTGCAACCCTTCCGAAGACAAACAGTCCTACACCACGAATATTTCCATGTTGACCTATATGGATCCAGAACAGGTAGCCCAATGGAAGGACACCTTCAACACGGTGAATCATCCGGGGAACCGTGATGAGCACTATCAGCAGTTCAAGGAGCACATCGCACATGAAATGATAAGCATCGCAGCAACCTATTTACCTAACTTAAAAAATCACATAAAATCTATACACACCTCATCACCTTTATCTTATCGTGATTATATTGGCAATAAAGATGGTTCTATGTATGGGATTGAAAAGCTGGCATCCAACCCGATGGCCAGCATGATATCGCCCAAAACGAAGGTTCAGAATCTGGTCCTGACCGGCCAAGACATTCGCTTGCATGGATTATTGGGTGTCACGATTACAGGTTTCCTAGCGGCTGCTGAAGCGCTCCAGGACCCTCAATTTCTAACGAACGTATTCAAGGAGATGAACGATGATTAG
- a CDS encoding 1-acyl-sn-glycerol-3-phosphate acyltransferase: MSNSFYYIFKSIQKYPKWALLLAVLFLVGSVFLIKDIRFNEDINKVIPSEQSTASASDIAQHMSFTDKVAVIFTKKDSGSTEDLSNAAQAFIDTLENFQPYYHTIQGTLDEELFDRSFQFVYSHLPIYLDEQDYQIIEQKLDKDSIKHQISANYNTLMSGSGSFLKDMIIQDPLQISFLALRKLQQFQGGSDYVFSDGFLYAKDGNRLFLFINPKYGGAETKHNEDFVDHLRNIQAQLNSDYPTVETSYFGSAFIAVANAKQIKRDILTTVAISVTLLMVMLIFYYRNWLVPIIVMIPSVFGGLFGILCLYFIKSEISAISLSISAILIGITIDYALHFLTHSKGSRDQKQLFRDVSKPLLMSSTTTAVAFLCLLFVRSEALVDLGIFASIAVVATAIFTLIILPHVYAGKPVQHVHTIDKIASYPFEKNKFLIGTSLLLIVISLFTYHRVTFDGDLSKINYIPKDQQEGERILSQGNEVLKTLFIVSYGADEKEVLEKNALAAKILDTAQQVINYQSFSTLVPSQAQQQQAIARWNTFWTAQRKAFAIKEVEQASLAAGFVENTHQAFYEALNRSYTAINLDSLKAFDEQFFREFVHGKPQQLIISNTVTVRPADRDAFVHNFNQSVGKEPLMLIDRQALNEQYLGFLIKDFNDLVSYSFLAVLIILFIFYKRIELVIVAAIPIALTGFITAGLMGLLQVPFNIFSTIVCTLIFGHGIDFTIFMTSALQKQYTDGKDEMPIYRTSIILAVLTTILAIGALIFAQHPALKSISSIALIGVSVAVLVTFVLYPILFKFLFFNRVKKGLSPINLGLLLQGLYLFGYFALASIVVSFLIRTLCYLLPISRTKKELLFSKWMSWYMTSVLFIKAGMSIKIFGKEKLKSQPQHILIANHTSFLDTLSMAMLHERIIYMVNDWVFKSPVFGRAVRFLGFLPTSAGLDAQLDKLKARIGKLFSIVVFPEGTRSKTAEIHRFHKGAFYLSEELDLSITPVYLHGNAESLPKGDFIIYDGLSEIHVGDPILPSDPRFGIGYAQRTKSISKHFKETFKQIRLEREGQDYFRKKLKLNYLYKENNLAKKVMADFSLHKSHYHRLFLDIEEDAKIAHITGDYGQVDFLMVHQFASRKITTYNPKDDHRAICRASFILQKFNIRYVDHLAELWNGQDTLVLSHLENLTLAIPAHIQKIICLCSNLPKEFVDFKISFQSDNYTIYERNEGN, encoded by the coding sequence ATGTCCAATAGTTTTTATTACATCTTCAAAAGTATTCAGAAATATCCCAAGTGGGCATTGCTGTTGGCCGTTCTATTTTTGGTGGGCAGCGTATTCCTCATCAAGGATATTCGGTTCAATGAAGATATCAATAAGGTAATTCCCTCCGAACAAAGTACGGCCTCGGCAAGCGACATTGCCCAGCACATGTCCTTTACCGATAAGGTTGCCGTCATCTTTACCAAGAAAGATTCAGGCTCCACGGAAGACCTCAGCAATGCTGCACAAGCCTTTATCGATACCCTGGAAAACTTTCAGCCCTATTACCACACCATCCAGGGCACATTGGATGAGGAACTTTTCGACAGATCCTTTCAGTTCGTCTATAGTCACTTACCGATCTACCTTGATGAACAGGATTACCAAATTATTGAACAAAAACTTGACAAAGACTCCATAAAACATCAAATATCAGCAAACTATAATACCTTGATGAGTGGATCAGGATCCTTTTTAAAGGACATGATTATTCAGGATCCATTGCAAATTTCCTTTCTGGCTCTACGCAAACTGCAACAGTTTCAGGGGGGATCGGACTATGTTTTTTCGGATGGGTTTCTGTACGCAAAGGACGGTAATCGGTTATTCCTCTTTATCAACCCAAAATACGGAGGCGCTGAAACCAAACATAACGAAGATTTTGTGGATCATCTCCGCAACATCCAAGCACAGCTGAACAGCGATTATCCGACCGTAGAAACAAGCTATTTCGGTTCTGCCTTTATTGCCGTGGCCAACGCCAAACAGATCAAGAGGGACATCCTGACCACGGTGGCTATCTCGGTCACCCTGTTGATGGTGATGCTGATCTTTTATTACAGAAATTGGTTGGTACCCATCATTGTCATGATCCCATCCGTATTTGGCGGATTATTCGGGATCCTATGCCTGTATTTCATCAAATCGGAAATATCTGCAATATCGCTATCCATTTCGGCGATCCTGATCGGGATTACCATCGACTATGCGCTTCATTTCCTGACCCATTCCAAAGGCAGCCGAGACCAGAAACAGCTGTTCAGGGATGTTTCAAAACCATTGCTGATGAGCAGTACCACCACTGCTGTTGCCTTCCTCTGCTTGTTGTTTGTGCGGTCTGAAGCATTGGTCGACCTGGGAATATTCGCCAGCATAGCGGTTGTCGCCACAGCCATCTTTACACTGATCATTCTTCCACACGTGTATGCAGGGAAACCCGTGCAACATGTGCATACCATTGATAAAATCGCTTCCTATCCCTTTGAAAAGAATAAATTCTTGATCGGCACATCGCTATTGCTAATTGTCATCAGCCTATTCACCTATCATCGGGTAACGTTTGATGGCGACTTATCCAAAATCAATTATATCCCCAAGGATCAACAAGAAGGAGAACGTATCCTTAGCCAAGGGAACGAAGTTTTGAAAACCCTGTTTATCGTCAGCTATGGAGCCGATGAAAAAGAGGTGCTGGAGAAAAATGCTTTAGCGGCAAAAATTCTCGATACAGCCCAGCAGGTCATTAATTACCAATCCTTTAGTACCCTTGTGCCAAGTCAGGCGCAGCAACAGCAGGCCATAGCGCGATGGAATACCTTTTGGACAGCACAGCGCAAGGCCTTCGCCATCAAAGAGGTCGAGCAGGCAAGTCTTGCTGCCGGATTTGTAGAAAATACGCATCAGGCGTTCTATGAGGCACTCAACCGCTCATACACAGCCATCAACTTGGACTCTTTAAAGGCATTCGACGAACAGTTCTTTCGAGAATTTGTCCATGGAAAGCCTCAGCAGCTTATTATTTCCAATACGGTAACGGTGCGGCCGGCTGATCGTGACGCCTTTGTGCATAACTTTAACCAATCTGTGGGCAAAGAACCACTTATGCTGATCGACAGGCAGGCGTTGAACGAACAATACCTCGGCTTCCTGATCAAGGATTTCAATGACTTGGTCAGCTATTCCTTTCTGGCGGTCCTGATCATCCTTTTTATATTCTATAAAAGGATCGAATTGGTAATCGTAGCAGCAATCCCTATTGCGCTGACCGGTTTCATCACCGCTGGCCTTATGGGGCTCTTACAAGTTCCTTTCAATATATTCAGTACCATTGTATGCACCTTGATCTTCGGGCATGGCATTGACTTTACCATCTTTATGACCTCTGCACTGCAGAAACAATATACCGATGGGAAAGATGAAATGCCGATCTATAGGACTTCCATTATCCTAGCCGTATTGACGACCATCCTGGCCATAGGCGCCCTAATCTTTGCCCAACATCCCGCATTAAAGTCCATTTCTTCCATAGCACTCATCGGTGTCAGCGTGGCCGTTTTGGTTACATTTGTACTTTACCCCATATTATTTAAGTTTTTATTTTTCAACCGGGTAAAGAAAGGATTATCACCGATTAACTTGGGACTACTTCTACAAGGGTTGTACCTATTCGGGTATTTCGCTTTGGCCAGCATCGTTGTCTCCTTTCTCATACGAACACTATGCTATCTGCTACCTATTTCCCGCACAAAAAAAGAACTTTTATTCTCCAAATGGATGTCCTGGTACATGACTTCGGTTTTGTTTATCAAGGCAGGTATGAGTATAAAGATATTCGGAAAGGAGAAACTGAAATCCCAGCCGCAACACATCCTAATCGCGAACCATACTTCGTTCCTAGACACGTTGAGCATGGCTATGTTGCACGAGCGGATTATTTACATGGTAAACGATTGGGTATTTAAATCACCCGTTTTTGGCCGAGCGGTTCGCTTTTTGGGCTTTCTACCGACTTCGGCAGGCCTGGATGCGCAACTGGACAAACTCAAGGCCCGCATCGGCAAACTATTCTCGATTGTGGTCTTTCCTGAGGGTACGCGTTCCAAAACAGCGGAAATCCACCGTTTCCACAAGGGTGCATTTTACCTATCGGAAGAATTGGATCTATCCATCACACCGGTGTACCTCCATGGAAATGCCGAGAGCTTGCCAAAGGGAGATTTTATCATCTATGATGGGCTGAGCGAAATCCATGTTGGCGACCCCATCTTACCTTCCGATCCGCGATTCGGAATAGGATATGCACAGCGGACAAAAAGCATCAGCAAACATTTTAAAGAAACATTCAAGCAAATTCGCCTGGAAAGAGAAGGTCAGGATTACTTCCGCAAAAAACTCAAACTGAACTACCTGTACAAAGAAAATAACTTGGCAAAGAAAGTTATGGCAGATTTCTCTCTTCATAAATCGCATTACCATCGCCTTTTTTTGGACATCGAGGAAGATGCCAAGATTGCACACATAACTGGGGATTACGGGCAGGTAGACTTTCTGATGGTGCACCAGTTTGCCAGCAGAAAGATCACCACCTATAATCCGAAAGACGACCATAGGGCTATCTGTAGGGCCAGTTTCATCCTTCAAAAGTTCAACATCCGCTATGTGGACCACCTTGCGGAATTGTGGAATGGACAGGATACCTTGGTCCTTTCCCATCTTGAAAATTTGACGCTGGCCATCCCTGCACATATCCAAAAAATTATCTGCCTATGCAGCAATTTGCCGAAGGAATTCGTAGATTTCAAGATCAGTTTTCAAAGCGATAATTACACGATTTACGAAAGGAATGAAGGAAACTAG
- a CDS encoding C45 family autoproteolytic acyltransferase/hydolase yields MAVLLSSCGSIRHIDREEKNFQSTFDSTAVDLLSTDQLSRSPHGNWQLRLSGQDFALGYKRGKLYGPLQQYQEAAFFHKVDAMVPNPRKQRFLIKFLKWYHRTMLKDIPLAYRQEIYGLSRSASDQYDFLGTKYERSLLLHGAHDIGHAMQDLMLVGCSSVALWNENSADGKLLIGRNFDFYVSEEFAKHKIVEFIDPQDGYKYAAVSWPGMIGVVSGMNEKGLTITLNAGKSSIPLQGKTPISIVARDILQHARNIEEAVARAQKFQVFISESLLIGSAEDNSAVNIEISPKKFDVFEVENGKLLCTNHFQSDTYSKDKRNEKQIATSHSQYRLEKLRESFHGQRQFSPTQVAQVLRDVNGLDDTDIGLGNEKSLNQLLAHHAVIFQPHDLKMWVSNSPYQLGAFEAYDLREIFQNGKEVTPVQGLEIPADSLLYEPRFADYQAYRSYLPVIQQATEKKTELPDEQLKAFEKRNPNLWLKAKTLGDYHYALANYKKAEYYYVIALEKEISAEKAREQIEKKLRKTRKK; encoded by the coding sequence ATGGCTGTCCTCTTGTCTTCTTGTGGCAGCATTCGCCATATCGACAGGGAGGAAAAGAATTTCCAGAGCACCTTCGATAGTACGGCGGTAGACCTCCTTTCAACGGATCAGTTAAGCCGCTCCCCCCACGGGAATTGGCAGCTTCGTCTGAGCGGTCAAGATTTTGCATTGGGCTATAAGCGGGGAAAGCTCTATGGACCACTACAACAGTATCAGGAGGCTGCATTCTTCCATAAGGTCGATGCCATGGTTCCCAACCCGCGAAAACAGCGATTCCTGATTAAGTTCCTCAAATGGTATCACCGCACCATGCTAAAGGATATCCCGCTGGCCTATCGTCAGGAAATTTACGGACTTTCGCGAAGTGCCAGCGACCAATACGATTTCCTGGGCACCAAATACGAACGCAGCCTCCTTTTGCATGGAGCACACGATATCGGCCACGCCATGCAGGACCTGATGTTGGTGGGCTGTTCATCCGTGGCGCTGTGGAATGAAAACAGTGCCGATGGAAAGCTCCTGATCGGTCGTAATTTTGATTTCTATGTCAGTGAGGAGTTCGCAAAGCATAAAATCGTCGAATTCATCGATCCTCAGGATGGGTACAAGTATGCTGCAGTCTCCTGGCCGGGTATGATCGGTGTCGTGTCGGGCATGAATGAAAAAGGTTTGACCATCACCTTGAATGCAGGCAAATCCTCCATTCCCCTGCAGGGTAAAACACCGATATCCATCGTCGCTCGCGACATTCTCCAGCATGCCAGAAACATCGAAGAGGCTGTGGCACGTGCGCAGAAATTCCAGGTTTTTATCTCGGAATCACTACTGATCGGGTCTGCCGAGGACAACAGCGCCGTCAATATAGAGATCAGTCCCAAGAAATTTGACGTGTTTGAAGTGGAAAATGGCAAACTACTTTGTACCAATCACTTTCAATCCGACACCTATAGTAAAGATAAAAGAAACGAAAAGCAGATAGCCACTTCCCACAGCCAGTACCGCTTGGAAAAACTGCGGGAATCATTCCATGGACAAAGGCAATTCAGCCCGACCCAGGTAGCCCAAGTGCTGCGGGATGTTAATGGCTTGGATGATACCGATATAGGCCTGGGCAATGAGAAATCCTTGAACCAGCTATTGGCCCACCATGCAGTGATCTTCCAACCGCATGACCTGAAGATGTGGGTATCCAACAGTCCTTATCAACTGGGTGCTTTCGAAGCATACGATTTGCGGGAGATATTCCAGAACGGCAAGGAAGTAACGCCCGTACAGGGGTTGGAAATACCTGCAGATAGCCTGCTCTACGAACCTCGTTTCGCCGATTACCAGGCATACCGCAGTTACCTGCCGGTGATTCAACAAGCAACCGAGAAGAAAACTGAACTCCCCGACGAGCAACTCAAGGCGTTTGAGAAACGCAATCCCAATCTCTGGCTCAAAGCGAAGACCTTGGGAGATTACCATTATGCATTAGCGAATTACAAAAAGGCCGAATATTATTACGTAATTGCATTGGAAAAGGAAATCAGTGCAGAAAAGGCACGGGAACAGATCGAAAAGAAATTGCGAAAAACGAGGAAGAAATGA